A stretch of DNA from Cupriavidus taiwanensis:
GAGGCCCACCTGCTGTTCAACGATGCGCCCAAGGCGCTGCTCGACAAGATCGAGCAGGTGGTGCGCCTGGTGCGCTCCAAGGGCGTGGGCGTGTACTTCGTCACGCAGAACCCGGTCGATATCCCGGATACCGTGCTGGGGCAACTGGGCAACCGCGTGCAGCATGCGCTGCGCGCCTTCACCCCGCGCGACCAGAAGGCGGTCAAGGTGGCGGCCACCACCATGCGCGCCAACCCGAAGCTGGACCTGGAAACCGCGATCGGCGAACTGGGCGTGGGCGAGGCGCTGGTGTCTTTCCTCGACGCCAAGGGCACGCCGTGCGTGACCGAGCGCGCCTGGGTGCTGGCGCCCGGCAGCCGCATCGGCCCGGCCACCGAGGACGAGCGCAAGCAGCTGATCGCGAACTCGCTGGTGGCGGGCGCCTACGAGCAGACCGTCGACCGCGAATCCGCCTATGAAAAGCTGCGCGGCAGCGTGCCGACGGTGGCGAATGGCGGCAAGGGCGCGGGCGGCGCACCGGCCGGGCAGCCGGCCGGCGCGCAGGACGGCGGCTGGCTGGGCACCGCCGGCGAAATCTTCGGCACGCTGACCAAGGGCACCGGCAAGAGCGGCCGCGGCGATTCGATCCTGGAATCGATGGCCAAGTCGGCGGCGCGCACGGTGGGCTCGCAGGTCGGGCGCGAGCTGATTCGGGGCGTGCTGGGGAGTCTGCTGGGAAAGAAGAAGTAGGAGCGTCCTGCCGGTTCGCTCCCCTCGCCCGCGCGCGGGAGAGGGCGTACACCAGCGGTCATTGATGGGTCAGCGCCGCTGCGCCGCGTCGCGCGCCTTCGCCGCTTCAGCGTCCTCGCGCATCTTGCGCGCGAACATGCGGGCGAAGAACCAGCCCATGCCGATGATGAAGACGATCACGGCCAGGCTCATCAGCCCGGTGCTGGTACTGAACAGGATCTTGAAGGCTTCCATGCGTGGCTCCCTTTAGGTGTGGACGGTGGCACGCGGCGAGGTCTCGCCGGCGCTTGCCGCCAGTGTAGGGAGCCGCCCCGGGCGGGCTATTGAGGCGGGTCAAGCGCCGGCCAGCCCGCCCGCGCGCCGTCAGTTCTTGGTGCCGAACAGGCGGTCGCCCGCATCGCCCAGCCCGGGCACGATATAGGCATCGGCATCGAGGTGGCTGTCGAGCGAGGCGACGAACAGCTTCACCCCCGGATGCGCCTTCTGGAACACTTCCACGCCCTCTGGCGCGGCCACCAGCGCGACGAAGGTGATGGCCTCGTCCTTGACGCCGCGGCGCTTGAGCACCTCCACCGCGTGCGCTGCCGAATAGCCGGTAGCGACCATCGGATCGCACAGGATGAAGCTGCGGTCTTCCAGCGCCGGCAGGCGCACCAGGTATTCCACCGGGCGGTGCTGCTCGTCGCGGTACACGCCGATATGGCCGATGCGCGCCGACGGGATCAGCTCGACCAGGCCATCGCTCATGCCCACGCCCGCGCGCAGCACCGGCACGATGGTCAGCTTCTTGCCGGCGATCACCGGCGCGTCCAGCTCGACCAGCGGGGTCTCGATGCGGCGGGTGGTCAGCGGCAGGTTGCGGGTGATTTCGTAGCCCATCAGCAGCGTGATCTCGCGCAGCAGCTCGCGGAACGTGCGCGTCGACGTTTCCTTGTCGCGCATGTGCGAGAGCTTGTGCTGGATCAGCGGGTGGTCGAGGATGAAGAGGTTGGGAAAGCGCGGATCTTGTTTCATGGCTGGCGGCGAGGGCTCGGCGGGATGGCGAGTGAAGCGGGCGCGCGAGATCGGATGGACTCGCGCGCCGCGCCGTTGCAGCCGGATTGTAATGGAAGCGGGCCGCCGCGCCCGGCGGCGGCCCCGTGGCGCCCTGGGCTAGTCGAGCGCGCGGTTCTTCGATTCGATATCGACCATGAAGATGGCGAGCGCCGCCACGGCCAGGAACGAGGACAGCAGCGCCAGCGCCAGCGTGAACTGGCTGGCCATGATGGGCGCGACGATGGACGGGGCGAACAGGCCGCCGAAGCGCGCCATCGCGCCCGCGGTGCCCATGCCGCTGGCGCGCAGGTCGGTCGGATACACCTCCGGCGTGAAGGCGTACAGCGCGCCCCAGGTGCCGAGCAGCGAGAAGCTCATCAGCAGGGTCGAGCCGATCACCAGCGCCGGCGCCTGGCCCAGGCTGTACAGCATGCAGCCCGCCGCGCTCAGCAGCAGGAAGCCGATCAGGGTCGGCTTGCGGCCCCAGCGCTCGACGCCGTGCGCGGCCAGCGCGAAGCCTGGCAGCTGCACCAGCGCCAGCACGATCAGGAACACCTGGCCGCGCATGAAGCCGAAGCCCTGGCCCGCCAGCTTCACCGGCAGATAGACGAAGACCCCGTAGTAGGCGATCGAGATCAGCATCCAGGCGGCCAGCAGACAGATGGTGCGGCGCCGGCAGCCGGCCGCGAACAGCGCGAACACCGATTTGCGCTCCATCTTCTGCGGCTCGAGCGCGCCGATCTCCACCGACACGCGGTTGGCCGCGGCCACCCGCTGCAGTACCGCGCGGGCCTCCTCCGAGCGCCCCGATTTATTGAGGTAGAGCGGCGACTCGGGCACGAAGAAGCGGAACACCACGCCGACCAGCGCCGGGATGCCGGTGACCAGGAAGATCAGTCGCCAGGCATCGTCGCCGCGCGACACTGCAATCAGCGCCAGGATCGCCAGCAGGATGGTGCCGACCGCCCAGAACGACTCCAGCAGCACCAGCCAGCGGCCGCGCCGGTCCGACGGCAGGAACTCGGCCATCATGGTGTAGTCGACCGGCAGGGTGCCGCCGACGCCGATGCCGGTCAGGAAGCGCAACAGCAGCAGCCACTGGAAGTCGGGCGCGAAGGCCGAGGCCACGCCGCAGATGGCATCGATGACCACCGCCATCATCAGCACCGGGCGGCGGCCGATGCGGTCGGCCAGCCGGCCGAACACGAAGGCGCCGATCAGCATGCCGACGAAGAACATGGTGCCGGTCTGCAGCGCCGTCGGCACCGGGATGCCGAAGGTCGCCGCAATCGACGGCGCGGTGAAGCCGATCGACAGCACCTGCATGGCGTCGGCGAGCCAGACCAGTCCGAATATGACGAACAGCCGATACTGGAAGCGGCCGACGCCGGCGGCGCGGATGCCTTGCTCGATCGTGATGGATTGCGACGACGCTGCGCGCGCGCTGGGCTGGGGCGACGAGCCCAGCGTGGCGTCCGGGATGGTCGTGGTGGCCATGGATGAAATGGATGACGACATGTTTGTCTACCTGTCTTTATAGGCTGGTTCTGGAACTCGGAAGCACGCGTGGAGCGAAACAGGCCGGCACGCGATGCCGGCTGCTGCGCAATGCAACGGCGCCGGGCTGATGGCACCGCACGGCGTCCCGGCGAGGGGCGATGGCTTCCACCTGGCGAGGCTGGAACTAGCCCGGTAGCACGCCTGCAACAGCTTCCTGGTACTGATACGACATAGTCACTCCTGGTTGTCTACCCTTGGTTTGGTCAGGCCCGGTGTCCCGGTGGTCTGGCGGACCATGCAAGCCCCGCGCCAGCGCGTCCGGTGATGTATCGGGCCGGTCTTATGGTTTTGTGTTCTTGTTTGCCGCTTGCGGCGCGCCGTCCTTGTGCGGGGAGGCACCGCTGCGTGCCTGTCGGCACTCATGTAGTGCGCGCTACATGATCGTTCAGCGTAAGCTACATGAAACTGGCGGGCAAGGCCGAATTGCGGTTTCTCTCCTCGGGGTTTTCCCGCGCGCAAGCGCGCTGGCGCAGGGTCGGTCACGCACGCGCCCACGCGCCCACGCGCCCGGCGCCGATGCGCAAGGCCCGCCAGCGTGGGCACGGTGCTCCGGTGGTTCAGTGGGCAGGCGTCGCGCGCAGGCGCGCGACGGTTTTCTCCAGGTCCTGCCAGGCGGGTTTGTCGGGCGCAAAGCGCGCGCGCAGGTACTGCGCCAGTTGCGCGATCTGCCGGTCGTCGAGCGTGTCGGCATAGGACGGCATCGCGCCCAGTTCGCTGTTGGGCGGTGCCGGCATGCCGCGCAGCAGCACCTGGATCACGTTGTCCGGCAGCTTGCTGTGCAGGTTGGTATTGAGCGCCAGCGACGGCTTCACGCCGAACTGCGCGATGCCCTGGTCGGACTGGTGGCAGACCGCGCAGGCGCTCTGGTACAGGCGCTCGGCGGGGCCGCCGAGCGTGCGCGCGGCCTGCTGGCTGCGTTGTTCGAACTGCGCCGCCTGCGCCGCCAGTATCGATGGCGCCGGGGCGGGCAC
This window harbors:
- the upp gene encoding uracil phosphoribosyltransferase, whose protein sequence is MKQDPRFPNLFILDHPLIQHKLSHMRDKETSTRTFRELLREITLLMGYEITRNLPLTTRRIETPLVELDAPVIAGKKLTIVPVLRAGVGMSDGLVELIPSARIGHIGVYRDEQHRPVEYLVRLPALEDRSFILCDPMVATGYSAAHAVEVLKRRGVKDEAITFVALVAAPEGVEVFQKAHPGVKLFVASLDSHLDADAYIVPGLGDAGDRLFGTKN
- a CDS encoding MFS transporter, whose amino-acid sequence is MSSSISSMATTTIPDATLGSSPQPSARAASSQSITIEQGIRAAGVGRFQYRLFVIFGLVWLADAMQVLSIGFTAPSIAATFGIPVPTALQTGTMFFVGMLIGAFVFGRLADRIGRRPVLMMAVVIDAICGVASAFAPDFQWLLLLRFLTGIGVGGTLPVDYTMMAEFLPSDRRGRWLVLLESFWAVGTILLAILALIAVSRGDDAWRLIFLVTGIPALVGVVFRFFVPESPLYLNKSGRSEEARAVLQRVAAANRVSVEIGALEPQKMERKSVFALFAAGCRRRTICLLAAWMLISIAYYGVFVYLPVKLAGQGFGFMRGQVFLIVLALVQLPGFALAAHGVERWGRKPTLIGFLLLSAAGCMLYSLGQAPALVIGSTLLMSFSLLGTWGALYAFTPEVYPTDLRASGMGTAGAMARFGGLFAPSIVAPIMASQFTLALALLSSFLAVAALAIFMVDIESKNRALD
- a CDS encoding DUF3149 domain-containing protein, producing MEAFKILFSTSTGLMSLAVIVFIIGMGWFFARMFARKMREDAEAAKARDAAQRR